The following are encoded in a window of Propionispora vibrioides genomic DNA:
- a CDS encoding STAS-like domain-containing protein, with translation MEVQKTVLDVKRSQNIIVVNKMNHPANVSNFLKAIFFGKKQGFEKFILDFSNVKSAFPNVCVPLASIITFYKQEGIDLIINKMPEYLTRSYIESPLKVRDHHSELSRSALDIVWQFCNSDDVNLLVDSFIDDVSKNIECQKGVIEGLTWCLNEVMDNVIQHSKIEAGYVMGQIHKTSKHIAFCISDNGQGIYNSLKESVHAPRYPVDAITLSIEEGVTRDTKIGQGNGMWGLHEIVKSNSGRLVITSGPASYMMLGDEISTFNKLPFLSKENPGAIIDFQVDCEKEISVSDALGGYEPVNLRIENLENDQGILEYKLAEKSSGTGTRQSGERIRNEIINIYNDSKQVIEIDFGGIAVISSSFADELIGKLVIKYGFFNFTQIFRLKNMNQIVQAIVHRSVSQRMAESLKTG, from the coding sequence ATGGAAGTACAAAAAACAGTTTTGGATGTTAAAAGAAGTCAAAATATTATTGTAGTTAACAAAATGAATCATCCTGCAAATGTTAGTAATTTCTTAAAAGCGATTTTTTTTGGAAAAAAACAAGGATTTGAGAAATTTATTTTGGATTTTTCTAACGTAAAATCTGCATTTCCAAACGTATGTGTTCCGCTTGCTAGTATAATAACCTTTTATAAACAAGAGGGTATTGATTTAATTATTAATAAAATGCCGGAGTATTTGACCAGAAGTTATATAGAAAGTCCTTTGAAAGTTCGAGATCATCACTCTGAACTGTCTAGATCAGCACTTGATATTGTTTGGCAGTTTTGTAATTCAGATGATGTTAATCTATTAGTCGATTCCTTTATCGATGATGTATCTAAGAACATTGAGTGTCAAAAGGGAGTAATTGAAGGTCTCACTTGGTGCCTAAATGAGGTAATGGACAATGTAATACAACATTCCAAAATAGAAGCAGGTTATGTCATGGGGCAAATTCATAAAACATCAAAACACATAGCATTTTGTATTTCCGATAATGGTCAGGGTATTTATAACTCACTAAAAGAATCAGTTCATGCGCCGCGCTATCCTGTAGATGCAATTACATTATCAATTGAAGAAGGAGTAACTCGAGATACTAAAATTGGACAAGGTAATGGAATGTGGGGGTTGCATGAAATTGTAAAATCTAATTCAGGTAGATTAGTTATTACTTCTGGACCAGCATCCTATATGATGCTGGGAGATGAAATAAGCACATTTAATAAATTACCTTTTCTCTCTAAAGAAAATCCAGGTGCTATTATTGACTTTCAGGTAGACTGTGAAAAGGAAATATCTGTTTCTGATGCGCTTGGTGGTTATGAACCGGTCAATTTACGAATTGAGAACTTAGAAAATGACCAAGGAATACTTGAATATAAGCTTGCAGAGAAATCCTCTGGAACTGGAACTAGACAATCTGGTGAAAGAATACGAAATGAAATAATAAATATTTATAATGATTCAAAACAGGTTATTGAAATAGATTTTGGTGGCATTGCTGTTATATCATCTTCTTTTGCAGATGAACTTATAGGAAAGCTTGTAATAAAATATGGTTTTTTTAATTTCACACAAATATTTAGATTGAAAAATATGAATCAAATTGTTCAAGCTATAGTACATCGTTCAGTCTCACAAAGAATGGCTGAAAGTCTGAAAACTGGTTAA